The Halovivax ruber XH-70 genome includes the window CGAGATCCAGGACGGCTGGCAGGACGACCTCGAAGCCTCCGCCGGCTGGCGCTCCACCATCACGGTGTTGAACGCGGCCGAGACCGACGCAGGTAGTGACTCGGAAGGGGGCAGCGATTCCTCGAGCCTCTCGTCGTTCGCCGACGGCGGTGGGTCGAAGTCGTCAGCGTCGGATTCGGACGATACCAGCGAGACGAGCGCCGATCCGGCCGAATCGAGCGGCCCGGCGGACGGCGAGGAGATCGAGTTCACTGGCGTCGTCGTGCAAGCGGGCGAGCCAATCATCCTCGACGACGGCGAGACGACGATGCGCGTCGACTCCGGGACCGACGTCGGTCTCGGCGAAGAAGTGACCGCCCGTGGGCCGGTCGACGACGGCGTCATCGACGCCGAGGAACTCTTCTAGCAACCGGGTTCCCCCGATACCTGACCGGTCAGTGACGGAAGGGTTAAGGGGGTCACACGCGGCCGTTTTCGTATGAACGTCGAGTTGCCGTTCGCGCCGGTGGACACGGTTATCCGCCGAAATTCGGACGAGCTGCGCGTCAGCGCCGACGCCGCCGAAGAACTGGCACGGCGGATCCAGCTCCACGGGGCCAGCCTCGCCGAAACGGCCGCACAACAGGCCGAAGCCGACGGTAGAAAGACCCTCATGGCCGAGGATTTCGACGTCGAGACGGTGATCGACGACGACGAGTTGACGCTCCCGATCGCCCCCGTCGACCGGATCGCACGCCTCGACATCGACGACCGCTATCGAGTGTCGATGGACGCCCGGATCGCCCTCGCGGACATCCTCGAGGACTTCGCCGACAACGTCGCCCGGGCG containing:
- a CDS encoding histone produces the protein MNVELPFAPVDTVIRRNSDELRVSADAAEELARRIQLHGASLAETAAQQAEADGRKTLMAEDFDVETVIDDDELTLPIAPVDRIARLDIDDRYRVSMDARIALADILEDFADNVARAAAILARHADRRTIIDDDIETYFALFE